Proteins found in one Alicyclobacillus cycloheptanicus genomic segment:
- a CDS encoding S53 family peptidase, translated as MMKKKAWIAVTSASLTASGLLFAAATPAMANQTVSQGVASPAAQNATVFGDTPADQPVTVSIILKTRNESQLDTYIQQTVTPGSPNYRKFLTTQQFAQAYGQSPQVIQAIVSYFQSYGITSQVYPDNLDITLNGTAGQFNQAFGVTLQNMQYKGQKFHGVKQNPKVPSSIANVVLAVLGLTNYAPFTSSAVHTSASVLQKGAVSYTPADGANTPANVETPQDLENLYDVSPLIKKGDLGQGQTIGIVTLASLNPSDAYAFWNAYGIPSSSSRISLVNVDGGAGTPSLAAGSDETTLDVEQSGALAPDANIIVYQAPNTDYGFVDAFFDAASENKVGSLSASWGLSEDAVNAMVASGQETPNYAQAFNEAFEEAAAQGISNFAATGDYGAYQATSDLGTTDLSVGNPADSPYVTAAGGTTLPSSDSPILQSLGISIPAERAWAWDYLFPLWQEFGAPDEQTWAEENAAGGNGGYSDIFAEPSYQQGISGVNRYSAVQWFTPIDQNSAWSFNPTPPVVTGTSNGGRAMPDLSMNADPYTGYAIYSTLFSGTSLENAGIPNWSAGWGGTSFVAPQLNGIAALINTANHGRVGFWNPQIYSFAKQHASPLHPLDTTGTSNDNLYYSGTPGTIYNPATGLGTPDVAKLAADFVAGSAK; from the coding sequence ATGATGAAGAAAAAGGCGTGGATCGCGGTCACCAGTGCATCGCTCACCGCCAGCGGATTGCTGTTTGCGGCTGCGACGCCAGCAATGGCCAATCAAACCGTTTCCCAGGGGGTTGCATCACCCGCGGCTCAAAATGCCACGGTGTTTGGGGATACCCCGGCCGACCAGCCCGTGACGGTCAGCATCATTCTCAAAACCAGAAATGAGTCGCAGCTCGACACATACATTCAACAAACCGTGACACCGGGCAGCCCGAACTATCGGAAGTTTCTTACCACACAGCAGTTCGCACAGGCGTACGGTCAATCCCCGCAGGTGATTCAGGCCATTGTCTCGTATTTTCAGTCCTACGGTATTACATCGCAAGTCTATCCAGATAACTTGGATATTACATTGAATGGCACAGCCGGACAGTTCAATCAGGCGTTCGGTGTGACGTTGCAGAACATGCAGTACAAGGGTCAGAAATTTCACGGCGTCAAACAGAACCCGAAGGTACCCTCCAGCATCGCAAACGTGGTGTTGGCGGTGCTCGGCCTGACCAATTATGCGCCGTTTACGTCAAGCGCCGTGCATACCTCGGCCTCGGTTTTGCAGAAGGGGGCCGTGTCGTATACGCCTGCGGACGGCGCCAACACGCCGGCCAACGTCGAGACGCCGCAGGACTTGGAGAATTTGTATGACGTGTCGCCGCTCATCAAGAAAGGCGACCTGGGCCAGGGTCAAACCATCGGGATCGTCACATTGGCCAGCCTCAACCCGAGTGACGCATACGCCTTTTGGAACGCCTACGGCATCCCGTCGTCGAGCAGCCGCATCTCGCTGGTGAATGTGGACGGGGGCGCGGGAACGCCTTCGCTGGCTGCCGGTTCGGATGAGACGACGCTGGATGTGGAACAGTCTGGTGCCTTGGCGCCCGATGCCAACATCATTGTCTATCAGGCACCCAATACAGACTACGGGTTTGTGGACGCGTTCTTTGATGCCGCATCAGAGAACAAGGTTGGTTCACTCTCCGCCAGTTGGGGGCTGAGTGAAGACGCCGTGAATGCGATGGTGGCGAGCGGCCAGGAGACGCCAAATTACGCGCAGGCTTTCAATGAGGCGTTTGAAGAGGCAGCGGCGCAGGGCATCAGCAACTTCGCTGCGACCGGCGACTACGGCGCTTATCAGGCCACCAGTGATCTCGGCACCACCGACCTCAGTGTCGGCAACCCTGCGGACAGTCCGTACGTGACAGCGGCCGGGGGAACCACCCTGCCGAGTTCGGACAGCCCGATACTGCAGTCCCTTGGCATCTCGATCCCGGCGGAACGGGCCTGGGCCTGGGATTATTTGTTCCCGCTGTGGCAGGAGTTTGGTGCCCCAGATGAACAAACCTGGGCTGAAGAAAACGCGGCTGGCGGCAACGGCGGCTACAGTGACATCTTCGCGGAACCGAGTTACCAGCAGGGCATCAGCGGCGTGAATCGTTACAGTGCCGTGCAGTGGTTTACGCCGATTGACCAGAATTCGGCCTGGAGCTTTAACCCAACGCCGCCTGTCGTCACGGGAACCAGCAACGGCGGGCGTGCAATGCCGGATCTTTCGATGAATGCGGACCCGTACACCGGGTATGCCATCTACAGCACCCTGTTCTCCGGGACATCGCTGGAAAATGCGGGGATTCCCAACTGGTCGGCTGGCTGGGGAGGAACAAGCTTCGTAGCGCCCCAGTTGAACGGTATCGCTGCACTTATCAACACGGCCAATCACGGGCGCGTCGGGTTCTGGAACCCGCAAATCTACAGCTTTGCGAAACAGCATGCATCTCCGCTGCATCCGCTGGACACAACCGGCACGAGCAACGACAACCTGTACTACAGCGGTACGCCCGGCACCATTTATAACCCTGCAACGGGGCTCGGCACGCCGGATGTGGCGAAGCTGGCAGCCGACTTTGTCGCGGGAAGCGCGAAGTAA
- a CDS encoding magnesium transporter CorA family protein: MKFYVYDAQAQVIRHDCRLDEIPAFIHNENFQLWIDVYNWDPADPAELKAIADVFQFHPLAIEDCIYESPRSKVDRYDRYDFFELHSLKYDEHSDHEITIEELNVFLGKNFIVTVHQHAIHSIGMIAAKSHTDPTLMSKGPEYLLYSIVDGITDTYFPIIERLSMRIDELEDEMYEHPALAITEEFLALKRTIVLIRKAIEPQRRIFANVNAPFSFTVRPEIRPYYMDLSDHLERITDSVEVFRDLVQGALDTYSSLGTAKTNETMRVLTIITTLTAMMTFITGIFGMNVPLPFQRSWWMTVVVILVMAALSVGMLYQFKKRKWI; the protein is encoded by the coding sequence ATGAAGTTTTATGTCTACGATGCGCAAGCGCAAGTGATTCGGCATGACTGCCGTCTGGATGAAATTCCAGCGTTCATCCACAACGAGAACTTTCAACTGTGGATTGATGTGTATAATTGGGATCCGGCCGATCCAGCCGAACTGAAGGCCATTGCCGACGTATTTCAATTCCATCCCCTCGCCATTGAGGACTGCATCTATGAGTCTCCCCGTTCGAAGGTCGATCGGTATGACCGGTATGACTTTTTTGAACTTCATTCTTTGAAATATGACGAGCACAGCGACCACGAAATCACGATTGAAGAATTGAACGTCTTTTTGGGGAAGAATTTCATCGTCACGGTGCACCAGCATGCGATTCACTCGATTGGCATGATTGCGGCAAAGTCTCACACCGACCCAACCTTGATGAGCAAGGGGCCGGAGTATTTGCTGTATTCCATTGTGGATGGTATCACCGATACCTATTTTCCAATCATTGAACGGCTGTCGATGCGCATCGACGAACTGGAGGATGAAATGTATGAGCACCCTGCGCTGGCGATTACGGAGGAATTTCTGGCCTTGAAACGCACCATTGTGCTGATCCGCAAAGCGATTGAGCCGCAGCGGCGGATTTTCGCCAATGTCAATGCGCCGTTTTCGTTCACGGTTCGACCGGAAATCCGGCCGTACTACATGGATTTGTCCGACCATCTCGAGCGCATCACGGATTCTGTCGAAGTCTTCCGGGACCTGGTTCAGGGTGCACTGGACACCTATTCCTCGCTGGGAACCGCCAAGACGAATGAGACCATGCGGGTTCTGACGATTATCACGACGTTGACGGCCATGATGACGTTCATCACTGGGATTTTTGGCATGAATGTGCCGCTGCCGTTTCAGCGGTCCTGGTGGATGACCGTGGTTGTCATCCTGGTAATGGCGGCTTTGTCCGTTGGGATGCTCTACCAATTCAAGAAACGAAAGTGGATTTGA
- a CDS encoding exodeoxyribonuclease III has translation MKLVSWNVNGLRSCVNKGFYDYFREIDADLFCVQETKLQEGQIELDLGDAYQQYWNYAEKKGYSGTAVFTKVTPRSVRYGLEEESEPEGRIITLEFDSFYLVTVYTPNAKRDLSRLAYRLEWEERFRKYVLGLDAKKPVIICGDLNVAHQEIDLKNAKGNRGNSGFTEEEREKMTLLLDSGFTDSFRYLYPDRTDAYSWWSNMPGVRERNVGWRIDYFLVSSRLRPAILEARIDSHIFGSDHCPILLEMKDF, from the coding sequence CTGAAACTTGTATCGTGGAATGTCAACGGTTTGCGATCGTGCGTCAACAAGGGATTCTATGACTACTTCCGTGAAATCGACGCAGATCTGTTCTGCGTGCAGGAGACGAAACTGCAGGAAGGACAAATCGAGCTGGATCTCGGAGACGCCTACCAGCAGTATTGGAACTATGCCGAAAAGAAGGGATACTCGGGAACGGCTGTGTTCACGAAGGTCACGCCGCGATCGGTTCGTTACGGACTCGAAGAAGAATCTGAGCCTGAGGGCCGAATCATCACCCTCGAATTTGATTCGTTCTATCTCGTCACTGTGTATACGCCGAATGCGAAACGAGATTTGTCCAGGCTGGCATATCGGCTGGAATGGGAGGAACGTTTTCGAAAGTATGTCCTCGGGCTGGATGCGAAAAAGCCTGTCATCATCTGCGGCGATCTGAATGTGGCGCACCAGGAAATTGACCTCAAGAATGCAAAGGGAAACCGCGGAAACTCGGGCTTTACAGAGGAAGAGCGCGAAAAGATGACGCTGCTCCTCGATTCCGGTTTTACGGACTCCTTCCGATATTTGTATCCGGACCGCACCGACGCCTACTCGTGGTGGTCGAACATGCCCGGAGTGCGTGAACGAAACGTAGGATGGCGAATCGACTACTTTCTGGTGTCATCACGCCTGCGCCCCGCCATCCTGGAAGCGCGCATCGATTCCCACATTTTCGGAAGCGACCACTGCCCGATTTTGCTGGAGATGAAAGATTTTTAG
- a CDS encoding TOMM precursor leader peptide-binding protein produces the protein MNSRVLVLGGGMFADTVCQWLQRDGICDCTRLPAVPTERLPAADLAVVLDDGWHPAIHAAAEAVFRKARLPWLRGYIAFGHGYIGPLVQPGQPGCSHCADGRMLMAEADRREMMQLRMQLAAEQTARPDAWATRTGIRHLAALVVAEVRRILHAVETCRVVNHTLCVRLKTLDTTRHFILPDAACPVCGTLPEDTEETARIALSQTWKASADRFRSRSIEDLSQQLAHDYLDARTGLLNGKVYDLVTPFAAVSVNLPLLIGDEGASGRAHSYDVCEPIAILEGLERYCGYEPRGKRPVVYDSYAHLCDRALNPVTVGLHDPRQYKRPDFPYRAFDKDAAMDWVWGYSLTQQRPLLVPKRLAYYSLGCQGGFVYETSNGCAIGGSLVEAVFHGTLELVERDAFLMTWYARLPLPAIDVSACKDVTLQWMIERVRTVTGYDLHFYNATMENGIPTVFVIARNARPHGLHLLCSAGAHVDALSAIKGAIHETAGMLLRFDEKLEAERATYLRMLEDSSLVRHMDDHSMLYGLPEAAGRLRFLLDDNRPVQSVAEFSRTWPRHMDLTDDLMDLLQVFNRLNLEVIVVNQTSPELARNNLHCVKVIIPGMLPMTFGHHLTRLEHLPRVLTVPMKLGYVQRPLRRKDLNPNPHPFP, from the coding sequence ATGAACTCACGGGTGTTGGTACTGGGCGGCGGGATGTTTGCGGATACGGTTTGTCAATGGCTGCAGCGAGACGGGATTTGTGACTGTACGCGGTTGCCGGCGGTTCCCACCGAGCGCCTCCCTGCGGCGGACTTGGCCGTGGTGCTGGACGACGGCTGGCACCCCGCGATTCACGCCGCCGCCGAAGCGGTATTTCGCAAGGCTCGACTTCCTTGGCTGCGCGGGTACATCGCCTTTGGACACGGATACATTGGCCCCCTGGTGCAGCCTGGACAGCCGGGATGTTCCCATTGTGCGGATGGACGCATGCTCATGGCGGAGGCTGATCGCCGCGAAATGATGCAGCTTCGCATGCAACTCGCGGCGGAACAAACGGCTCGTCCCGATGCTTGGGCGACGCGCACGGGGATTCGGCACCTGGCGGCGCTCGTGGTGGCCGAGGTGCGGCGCATCCTGCACGCCGTTGAGACCTGCCGCGTGGTGAATCATACGCTGTGCGTTCGACTGAAGACCCTCGACACCACACGCCACTTTATCCTGCCTGATGCCGCGTGTCCTGTGTGTGGAACACTGCCTGAGGATACGGAAGAAACAGCGCGCATTGCGCTTTCCCAGACCTGGAAGGCAAGCGCAGACCGCTTTCGCAGCCGGTCTATCGAGGACTTGTCGCAGCAGCTTGCCCACGATTACTTGGATGCTCGCACAGGTTTGTTGAACGGCAAAGTCTACGACTTGGTCACGCCGTTTGCCGCGGTGAGTGTCAATCTTCCGCTGCTCATTGGAGATGAAGGTGCCTCCGGGCGCGCCCATTCTTATGATGTGTGCGAGCCCATCGCCATACTCGAAGGACTGGAACGCTACTGTGGCTATGAGCCGCGCGGGAAACGGCCAGTGGTGTACGACTCATACGCCCATCTGTGCGACCGGGCGCTCAACCCCGTGACGGTCGGACTGCACGACCCCAGGCAATACAAGCGTCCCGATTTTCCCTATCGCGCGTTTGACAAGGACGCCGCGATGGACTGGGTTTGGGGGTACTCCTTGACGCAGCAGCGGCCCCTTTTGGTGCCAAAGCGGCTCGCCTATTACAGCCTGGGGTGCCAGGGCGGATTTGTCTATGAAACGTCCAACGGCTGTGCCATCGGCGGCAGTCTGGTGGAAGCTGTCTTCCATGGGACCCTCGAACTGGTCGAACGCGACGCATTTCTGATGACATGGTACGCCCGGTTGCCGTTACCGGCAATCGACGTGTCTGCCTGTAAAGACGTCACGTTACAGTGGATGATTGAACGGGTTCGGACGGTGACAGGGTATGACCTGCACTTTTACAATGCCACGATGGAAAACGGAATTCCGACGGTGTTTGTCATTGCCCGAAACGCGCGGCCGCACGGATTGCACCTGCTGTGCTCGGCGGGGGCTCACGTGGACGCCTTGAGTGCCATCAAGGGGGCGATTCACGAGACGGCGGGCATGCTCTTGCGCTTTGATGAGAAACTTGAGGCGGAGCGGGCGACGTACTTACGGATGCTGGAGGATTCATCGCTGGTTCGGCACATGGATGACCATTCTATGTTGTATGGCCTCCCGGAAGCAGCGGGGCGGCTTCGCTTTCTGCTGGATGACAACCGGCCCGTGCAGTCGGTTGCCGAGTTTTCCCGGACGTGGCCGAGGCACATGGACCTGACGGATGACCTGATGGACTTGCTGCAGGTGTTCAACCGACTGAACCTGGAGGTCATCGTGGTCAATCAGACATCCCCAGAACTTGCGAGAAACAACCTTCATTGTGTGAAAGTCATCATTCCCGGGATGCTGCCCATGACGTTCGGCCACCACCTGACCCGGCTTGAGCATTTGCCGCGGGTGTTGACCGTACCCATGAAACTGGGGTATGTCCAACGGCCCCTCAGACGGAAAGACTTAAACCCCAATCCGCACCCCTTTCCGTAA
- a CDS encoding heterocycloanthracin/sonorensin family bacteriocin, with the protein MDDFKKEIQKLDLGDLRADKVKPADQSGDIEMVQWRCGGCFRCFRCGGCGGCGGCFRCGGCFGCFGCFFW; encoded by the coding sequence ATGGACGACTTCAAGAAGGAAATTCAAAAGCTCGACCTGGGTGATTTACGGGCCGACAAGGTGAAGCCTGCCGACCAGAGCGGCGACATCGAGATGGTGCAGTGGCGATGCGGGGGATGTTTCCGCTGTTTCCGCTGCGGCGGGTGCGGCGGGTGTGGCGGCTGCTTCCGCTGCGGTGGGTGTTTTGGCTGTTTCGGCTGCTTCTTTTGGTAA
- a CDS encoding bacteriocin maturation protein translates to MASVQPWMRLKVKADTFFLPDADGAVYFRNNVGSFRMEGAAVLSWLEKLLPAFDGRQTLERLTEGLPAPYRDRIYQIADILYDNGFVRDVSGDAPHQLSDSVLQHFAPQIEFIDNLVGSGAHRFQKYRHARILTVGSGPILLSLAAGLLESGVKSLHLVQTAPGSVDITPLRHLAASYGPLDDLGSVSDWSVQAADRDGLHALLATMDMVLFVSESGDMDELNRIEAACNNVRRSWMTAVVREGVGIIVPSVREPGVSDPPPSFQAVLRRIHQTVFDSRLKNAELDAASGAVLANVLVFELFKTLTGVETKAQSRVYTLNVETLEGKWHDVVPPVAQGWDGHTQYIERIEHIEHPLAQLEADAPRAEMADVLAFFTRLTHGTTGLFHIWDEGNLPQLPLAQCRVQPIDPLSTGPAELLPETRSTGWTHDEARYEAGLTGIERYVKRRAASCTGQPVLGVGAGRTQTEAIGRGLVDWLDSAFRLERRRPAAIRAVQLGQIRDERCRFFLQALRAASCDPVLGLSEFMGCPVVWVSVKPSSAAQAGLPRFYGTVGLSLPMAIQRALHSALWRESGSLQNAILGDEGDPSLQALLTQDAATTRIDVEPWEGFDRAEVGAAWENITRAGQRLTVFDLASEPFLREVFAAVVGVSVDPRGV, encoded by the coding sequence ATGGCCAGTGTCCAACCTTGGATGCGTTTAAAAGTCAAAGCGGATACGTTCTTTTTGCCTGACGCGGACGGCGCAGTCTACTTTCGAAACAACGTCGGGTCATTCCGGATGGAGGGGGCCGCTGTCCTGTCCTGGCTTGAAAAGCTCCTGCCCGCATTCGACGGCCGGCAGACCTTGGAGCGCCTGACGGAAGGACTGCCTGCGCCCTATCGGGATCGCATCTACCAGATTGCAGACATCCTGTACGACAATGGCTTCGTTCGAGATGTGAGTGGAGATGCACCCCATCAGCTCTCGGACAGCGTGCTTCAGCACTTCGCACCGCAAATTGAGTTCATCGACAACCTGGTGGGCTCAGGCGCGCACCGGTTTCAGAAGTACAGACATGCGCGCATTCTGACCGTCGGGTCCGGCCCCATCCTTCTGTCGCTGGCCGCAGGCCTGCTGGAGTCTGGGGTCAAGTCGCTCCACCTGGTGCAAACTGCGCCAGGGTCGGTCGACATCACACCGCTGCGACACCTGGCTGCTTCGTACGGACCTTTGGACGACCTTGGTTCTGTGTCGGACTGGAGTGTGCAGGCTGCCGATCGCGATGGGCTGCACGCCCTCCTCGCGACCATGGACATGGTGCTGTTTGTGTCCGAATCCGGAGACATGGATGAACTGAACCGCATCGAAGCCGCCTGCAACAACGTGCGCCGGTCCTGGATGACTGCGGTGGTGCGGGAAGGGGTTGGCATCATCGTGCCCAGTGTTCGGGAACCGGGTGTGTCCGACCCGCCACCCTCCTTTCAAGCCGTGTTGCGCCGAATTCATCAAACCGTCTTTGATTCACGGTTGAAGAACGCTGAGTTGGACGCTGCGAGTGGTGCCGTGTTGGCGAATGTCCTTGTTTTTGAATTGTTCAAGACCCTCACGGGTGTAGAGACCAAGGCACAAAGCCGCGTATACACCCTGAACGTGGAGACGCTGGAAGGGAAATGGCACGATGTCGTCCCGCCGGTGGCACAGGGGTGGGATGGGCACACCCAGTACATCGAGCGCATCGAGCACATCGAACACCCCCTTGCACAGCTGGAGGCGGATGCGCCCCGCGCCGAGATGGCCGACGTGCTGGCATTCTTTACCCGTTTGACGCACGGTACGACGGGCTTGTTCCACATCTGGGATGAGGGAAACCTGCCGCAGCTGCCCCTGGCACAATGCCGCGTGCAACCGATTGACCCGTTGTCGACGGGGCCAGCGGAATTGTTGCCGGAAACGCGCTCGACGGGATGGACCCATGATGAAGCACGTTATGAAGCGGGACTGACTGGCATTGAGCGATACGTAAAAAGGCGCGCTGCCAGCTGCACGGGGCAGCCGGTGCTGGGGGTTGGTGCGGGGCGTACCCAGACGGAAGCCATCGGACGAGGACTGGTGGATTGGCTCGATTCCGCTTTCCGTCTGGAGCGTCGGCGTCCCGCTGCCATCCGCGCGGTCCAACTTGGACAAATCCGCGATGAGCGATGTCGGTTTTTCTTGCAGGCGCTTCGTGCGGCGAGCTGTGATCCGGTCCTTGGGCTCAGCGAGTTCATGGGCTGTCCGGTCGTTTGGGTCAGCGTCAAGCCGTCCAGCGCTGCCCAGGCAGGCCTTCCACGGTTCTATGGAACGGTGGGGCTGTCCTTGCCGATGGCGATACAGCGCGCGTTGCATTCCGCTCTTTGGCGCGAAAGCGGGTCCTTGCAGAACGCAATTCTGGGTGACGAAGGGGACCCAAGTCTGCAAGCCCTGCTGACGCAAGATGCGGCAACCACCCGTATCGACGTCGAACCCTGGGAGGGTTTCGACCGGGCAGAGGTAGGTGCCGCCTGGGAAAACATCACGCGCGCCGGCCAGCGCCTCACGGTCTTCGACTTGGCCTCCGAACCTTTTTTGCGCGAAGTGTTCGCTGCTGTGGTGGGTGTGTCCGTTGACCCAAGGGGCGTGTGA